Genomic DNA from Hordeum vulgare subsp. vulgare chromosome 2H, MorexV3_pseudomolecules_assembly, whole genome shotgun sequence:
AGAGGGTTGTGTATCATCTCCTTTTGGATTTTTCTATGTGTGTGTCACTTCGTCAATTTCATCTCTATCCCCAGCCCAGGAGAGAGGGGCGAGCTGCTGattcggggagagagaggtggatATGGAGGGGAGGGGTTGACCGACGCCACCGAGGTAGTCTCTGCGCACTGATTTTCTGAAAAAAGTTGAGCCGGTTTGAATCTGTTTATAGTTGGTATAGTTGATGTCCGTGTTGTCGCATGGTTTGTGTAGAGAACATGGATTTCAGGAAATCCGTAGGGAGTGGTTATGTACATGGTCTGCTTGTATGTAGAGTAGCCATGTCTGTGTGCCGTCATCAATTTAAGTCAATTGCTATGCTAGAAGTGGACATGTTTCTATGCTTATCTGAATATTAACCGGAACAAAGTGATTGAGGTTGTCAGGTTTTCAGAAAAGCATTTGGGGTGTTTGTTAATTGATCTCTAGCTTTTTTAGAAGACCACCACCGGTGAATGATTACAGAATTCTACATGTCATTATACACCACTATTTTTTTCTTTGATACGACTGTTTGCGCTACTAAAATCTTCATTTCTTCCCAGGATAGCAAAATTTTCATGTGTACTTATATTTGCTTGTACAGAGTGATGCTACTTTTACGAGAGCATGTCATAATTAAATTTCAGTGTGAAGTAAGAAATATATCTTCATGCAGTTCTCTGTCATCCCTCACCATTGTGTTGCACAGGTTCATATCTGTTTTTCTGCCTATTCTTCATAAATTATATTTTAGGCAATCAGGGAGGCCCTCCCCGGCTCCAATTATATAAATGAAGCCACCTTCACACACAACAATCTTCTTCATAAAACGTATCAGATTATCAATCAATTAGGCAAGCTACTTCTGCTCTGCAACTTTGTTCTCTTCCAAATTTCTGATACTATTTTGTTGCCCCTAATTATCTATACTAATTCATAGCTAAAGTGATTGGTTATTTTTGTACTAACATGACAATCCATAAATATTTCTTGTCGGTCTTCAGTTTACTTTTTAGACCCTCAATATATATCTTCTTTCTTCAGTTTGTCTATTTTTCTTAAAAATGTGATTCGACAAGCAGCAGAGCAGGAAAATAAAAGTGACGTGAAGGTACCATCGCTGAATCACATTTTTATTGGAAGGCATAGGAAAAGATCACTGAATCATTATTCTATCGGAAGGCAGATGAAGCCTTATACCATAAGAAGAGCATACATACTTAATACCGTTTTTATTGGAAGGCATACCAATGAAAGTACATGCATACATGATTGATTATCTGCAGTAAGTATGATCCCCTTGATGCGTGTGTTGGAAATTTAGGTGTTAAATAATGGCAGAAAAGTCACATGAGCTTGTGGAGTGCATTGGCCAACCCACTGATATTGGTTTACATTTATTTATGCTCGAAGACTAACATGGCTTTCTCAGCCAATTTAACACATACATAAACAGGTCCTCTGAACTGATCCTCTTTGGGGGTATATGATGGATAAATTTTATGTTCTGACATCACCAACAATTACCTTTTGCAGCACCAGCCTTGTGATGCACTTACAGTGTGCAGTATGAATTAAACTGCATGAGTTTCATCACCCACTTCCTTTAGTTTGGAAAATAAACTCTTCTCTCGTAAATCCATGTTTCTTTCTACATCCTCCACGTGTTGCCTATTAAATCCATGTTCCTGTAATAGTTTGCTGGCAGAGCGCGGTATATCAATCAAACTATGATGTTATAATTGGAACACTTCGAGATATCCTAGGTGATGGTATATTTCCAGTTAATTATTGCAACATTATTAGAAAATATTAGCATTCTTAAGGCAAGATCTCCTGATGCTAGCTTCTCTGACTTCTAGACTTATAGATGATGAATTGGACAAAATATGCAGTCAAACTTAAAATGGTTTCAACGCAAATATACCAATGTATAAGATGCACTTACAGGCAAAATTGTTGTACATGTACATCTTTATACAGTAAGAGCAGCTGTCGGTTTATTTTCAGTATAGAACAATAGTGTTCATGCCAATCCTGCTGATCCATTCATACGTAGCTTTCCAGTGTACATGCAAACTAGGGACGTGCAATTCTTCTACCTAATGGACTAGTCAATATGCAGTTTCCAGGAGCATTGTGCAAAACAATCTTATCAACTTCTTCATCATTTTCTGCAAGCCATTTTAGAAGTTTAAGAAAGTTCCCCCTATTACTAGATTCTTCACTCTCATCATGTCCACGAAATGCCAATCCTTGGTTCAAAAGAAACCTCAAGCATCTAAGTGAATAGGTTAGCCTAGCCTTGTAAAGACGCATATCCTCTTTAGACACCCTCACAATGATATTATCAATTGCCGTTTGAGGTGTCACAAATGAATTatacttctcttgagcttggTTGTGAATGCTACCAATACCACCTACATGCTTGTCCAATGCATTAGGTTTGTTCCAATTTCTCCAACCATTTTAACAAAGGCATCACCCCTAGGCCCCCCATTAGTTTTCTCTTTGAACAAATAACACACAAAGCAATACGCCGCTTCCTTTGAGACACTATATTCTAGCCAACTATACTTTTCAAACCAAACAAAACTAAAGTGTCGGTTTTTACCATAGATTTTCCTGACTTCAAAAGCATGTCCATATGAACGACATGGTGTTTTTGCAATATATCTTCTCCGAACACTATCTTGATCATTAAAATCATACTCTGAAATAGGAGTTCTTTTTGCTGGATCACCTGAAAAGACATGTGCACTTGGTTGTTGAGGTGATGGAAGACTTGGCGTTGCCTCTTCGATTTCATTATCCAAATGGATAGGAGATGGGGAATTAGGACACCCcgcattttcaatatcttcagtGTGATGTTCAGTAGCAATCTTCCTCACTTTCTCTTCATGTTTTTTAAAAAGATCCAGAATGGCACTTTTCCTCTTCATGTTCTGCTTTGCAAGTTGCAACTGCAAGTCTGCAATTATATCCAATCCAATGTGAATGTGTGATTATATCTTCGCAGAGGCTGCAATGAGAAATCCTACAGGCTACAGCCAGAGAAAAAATGAAAGACCTAAAAATCTGTTCCCAGTGTGCTTACCAGACAGAGGAGGGGATCTGTGCCGACCAGCTGAGGCCTGAGACTGAGAAGAAGGGAGGGGCGAGCAcggcgaccggcgggaggaggggagctGCGGGCGCGGCGGCCACGGGATGACGGGAGGAGGGCAGGCAGTGAGGGGAGGGGCGAGCAGgcggccgacgggaggggagctGGGGAGGGGAGAGCGCGGCGGCCggcgagaggaggggaggggcgagcGCGGCGGCCGTCGAGAGGAGGGAAGGGCCGAGCGCGGCGGCCGCGGGAGGAGGGGACAGGGGAGGGGCGAGCGTCGGGCGACGGGGCAGTAGTGCGAGGGGGCGAGAGGGCGAGCGACGGCTTGGTCAAAGTTTAATTTTTAATAGATAATGATAAAATATTTCAGATTCTGGGTGGGCCATGGCCCACCGTGCCTATATGCTGGATCCGCCAGTGCCTCCCGCCATCCGGGTGCCAGTGCCTCCCGCCATCCGGCTGCCATGCACGTGCAACATTGTTTTTAGTTAATGCATCATTGAGGTGACATGATGCTTGATACTCCCTCTATCCTAAAATAATTGttttaactttgtactagctctagtataaatttaTACTAAGCATAAGAtatttattttggaacggagggagtactaaatatTTCTTTTCATGTCTGCAGACATATCCAAGATGTCGATCAATTAATCACTATTTTTTTTAATATGGGCAATGCCAATATGGACAGCAAACTTGATGTTGTATCCCCCCCTTAGGCCCTTACTCTGCCATACACCACTGAATTTTTTGCCTCGAGTGCAATGGAATTACATAATCCGTAGAGGCTTGAGATTTGTGGTACTCTTTCTGCTACAGATACAATATTGTTGAAGCTTTTGAATGATCATACTGGGCGCCATAGAGCGTGCTGCACGTGCACGCGTACATAGAAAGGCAAAGGGCTGGATCGATTCTCTTACGTGAAGCTAGCCTGCACTTAGGGCATCTTCAATGCTGATACATAAATTTACTTAAGTATCCGTCTGCGGACAGGGGACTGGTCCATCCAACGCTATCCACATATATTTCAAGCCGTCTTTCAACTAAACCAGACAAATTTTGTCAAACTTGGCAGATTTCGTAAAAAGTCCTACATAAAAGTTGGGAGTGTCCCGCGCTCAGCGGCTGCAAGCGGTGAGCTGGGTTGTGTGACTTCCTCACTGTGGCTGCTGGCTTGCAGTCCAGCCCTCTGATCATGGCTAAAGAGGGTGGCGGGTTATATCAAGCTCTTCGGTGTGCTCACACCGCTCTGAAACTGGCTGCAGCCCACTGTTAAAGATGGGGGAGACAACACCTTTTCTCTGTGGATGCATCCGGCATCGATGCATATCCCAAAAGGTTGTGTGTTGCCAATGCGAAAGGGATTGTGATACTGATTTTGTTTGCTGAACCAACATTTTGCGTATTACAATTGCTTGTGACGAACCAATATTATCAGGTTTTCATGATTGGGCTTCCATTGTAATTTCTCCATGGCAAATTACAGCGTAAGTCAACGTTTTGTTTAGCGAGCAGCAACCACAAGCTGATTCGCTGGATCCGGGCAGTAATGTTTTCCGCAAAGATTTCAGATCATGTGAGCAGATATGACACGCTTCACATCAAGATGAAATTGGAACCTCTTCTGGACAAAATCCATACCGAAAAATCTGGCGCTATGGTTCTTTTGATCAAATGATGGTTAGCATGACCAGAGAAGATTTATGTCCACAAACTAAATATGACGATAATCAAGGCGCTATTCAAATATACAAGCCCACAAACAAAGATCGAAAAGTAAGATAATTCAACACTATTCGTACTGACTGAAAAGTAGACTTAAATACAAGGGTATCAACTTCTTATTAGCCTAGTACTGGACTAGGAAAACGCCGACTTAAATACAAGGGTATCAACTTCTTATTAGCCTAGAAAACGCCGCTGGCAAATATAACTAACTCGATGGTACATTGGTGGCCCTGGTGAAAATCTGCTGGCTGGCATGAAGGGACACCTCCCTTACGAGCCCCCTTGCTATCAGGTCCTTGATGCCCCTCTTAGCCAGGGACACGTTAATCTGCAGCAAAGACAATATTACGTGAGATCTTCAGATAATCAGCCTGCGTAAGCTGTGCATCATACCCGGGTTAATTAACAAGAGAACCGTATGATCGATTGTACGTATACGTACCTTAAGGCGCTCGGAGAGGACGGAGGGGGTGACGAGCTTATACTTGGGCGCCTCGGACAGCATCTTGTCGTAGGTGGGCTGGTCGAACAGCACAGCATTGTTGAGCTTCTCCTTCTGCTTTCCCTTGCTCCACTTCTGCATATTTATGCACACCAAAGTAAACGCAAAGCAGATTCATGGCAAAACAAGTGATCCAGAGGTGAGAAAAGTATAGATCGCTTGGACTAGATTATAGGtaccttcttcttctgctgctgctTCCCGCTCCCGGTCTTGGCGGGCTTGGCCACCGACGAGGATGCCGCCGCCTTGTTGTCCTTCTTGACGCCCTGCGCGGGGGAAGTCGGTCAGTGTTTATCTACACGGGCGCTTCGTTATGgtcgggaggaagaagggttTACCATTTCCGCCGATCGAGGAGGTGCTAGCCGGCGAGAAAAGGATCCAACAAGAAGTGCTTATGAGAGATCGCAAGCTCCGCGACACCGATAGGATTCTAGGGCTTTGGCTCCTGCTGCTTAATTATATGGGTTCGTGAAACCTACGGGCGATGCACCTCACACATGGAGACCCGCACGGACACGGACGGTTATCTATCTCGAGTCTGGACTGCTATATACGACAAAAAAAGAGAACGTCTTTCATAAGGAAACCAATCAACCGACCACttcttttttgaaaaaacatCCCATTTATTCTTCATCAAACATGATAATGCATCAAGACTCATAGACCacttaacgacgacaacaaacacTGAACCGAGCCAAAGTCGcgccatcatcatcgcccctccctcATCCGACCACATGAAGAATAATGTACAACAAGCAATCCAAAACTTTAAAAGAAATGATCAACCGATCAGCCtgacttttatttttcttcttaaaTGGGGACCAACCCGAGTCAAGTCCCAAACACACTTCGTGTTTCAGaccaacacaaaatacacaaaatCTGAAAATCAACTTAGGACTTCACTTCCTATCAATTTATGTTTCTGATTTGtctctgttttattttcagttttctATTTTCCTTTTAGTTTTTCAAAGTGTCCATATAGCACATTAAAAATTGTTAACCATGTATTCGAGAAATTGTTACATCTATACAAAAAATGCATTTGATGTACACGAAAAATGTAAATATAGTATAAAACCATGTGTTCGAAATAATGTTAATCATCTATTAAAAATTGTTAATATAGTATGAAAAATCATTACCACAATTCTAATAAAATGTAGGGAACTTTCAAAAATATGTTCATGCTAGAATAAAAAATATTTCTATATTTCTAAAAAGTGCAtatgaacttttaaaaaatgtatgTTCAATGTAAACAAATATTTTCATAATGTGAAAAATGTACTTGAAAGTTTAAATAAATAATCCCATGTTTCCAAAAAATGAACATGGATTTTTAGAAAATTCATATTCAATGCAAAACAATGTTTGCATAGTTCAGCAAAAAAGTTTCTTGCCATTAAAATAAGGAACAACGTGTGTTTAGAAAAAACAATTAACAATGAGTTCAAGAAATTATTCAAAACATGTATTTGAAAATGCCCTACATGTATCATAAAAATGTTTTATGTGTGCTCTAAAAATGTATACTGTATGCCCAGAAAAGAGTAAACATGCgttaaaaaaaagataaaaatacAAAGAAACTGAAAACCCCAAAGAAAACtaagaaagaaaaaataattaAAGTATAAGAAAATAAAAACACAAAGAGAAAACCGAAGCAAAATAAAGAAAACAAACCTGCAGAAAACCGTTGAAAAACAAATAAACCATAGAAAACGTAAAAAAGTAGGAAACCGAACTTGAACGAACCTACAGGTGGCAGTGAACAATCCACGCCACGAGGCAGGTCCGTTAGACGTCACTTGTTGGCGATTCTTATTAGGAATCGGTACACGTGATGTATACATCCTCCGTTtccaaatataagtcttttaagatattttattaaggtactacatacgaaacaaaatgaataaatctatattttaaaatatatctacatacatctgtatgtagtcccctaaACAACCTatagaaaaacttatatttaaaaacgaagggagtagctGTGGCGGCTAGCATGGATGGAAAATCTTATTCGCCGCTCGTTGCAGCGAATTGCCAGGCTTCGCATAGGGGGCGGATGCAAGCGACACTTCCGTGCAGAAAATAAGGCCTACACATTTCCAGCATTGCACAGTGCGTCTGAGTTTTTTCCTGTGCTTTTCTTTCTTCCGTTTTTCCATTTTTCACttggtttttgtttttcttattttttattttctgcttgtccttttattttcattttactTTTTCAAGTTTTTTCTTTTTAATTGTGATGAATAATTTTTGAAAATTCTTGCATTCTCCAAAAATTGTTCCAAATATTTAAAAATGTCCTATTTTAGAATTGTTCAGAAATATAAAAAATGTTCTAAAATCCTAAAAAATAGCACTTCAAAATGCTTctgtttcaaaaattgtttgtATTTACAAAATATTTTTGCATGTTTAGAAAAATGCTCAATAATTTCAAAAAAGGTTCATGGTTCCAtgtttttttttggaattttatgAAATATTCCATTTTCACAATATTTTGTGCATACATTAAAAAAAATCGTGTTTAAGAAAATGTTCGAGAATTATAAAAAACCGCATTTCCTAATTATCATTCGGGAGTTTCAAAAAATGCTTGCTTTTCTGAAAAAATGCTTGTGTTTTCAAACATTGTTTGTGTTTATGACTTTTGTTCGggattttcagaaaatgttcacgtTCAGTCGTTCACAAAAAAATGTTCGTGTTCTTGAAGTTTGTTTGAGAGTTTAAAAATGTTTCACTTTGAAAATATGTTCTCAAATGTTTCCTTTTTATGTTTCAAAAATTAGTTTGGGAGTTAAAAAATTATTCCTTTGTTCtgtttttctctttttcctttttttcactcattttccctttttctgttttttacttttctttctatttcgtttttttcttttcttaacTTTCATTTCAAATTCTGGAGGTCCGAAAAATGTTCACATTTGCAAAAAAATTATAgtttttaaatttttttcaaaaatttcaaaatatgttcgTGTTTTCAATTTTATTCGGGGGAGTTTAAAAAAAAGTGCGTGTTTCCAAAAATTGTTCTCGTTTTTAAATTGTTTTAAATTGTTAAAACTGCATTTATAAGTATGAAAATGTTTTTCTTTTAGATTTTGTATATATTTTATAAAATGTTCCTGTTTTGAAATTTTGTGCAGAAATTCTAAAAAGATTGGAATTTAAAATATTTGTCCGCGTGTTATGAAAAATGTTCCAAAGTTAAAAATGtttgcatttttggaaaattggaaaatgtttctattttcaaaatattcatttttgaaaaaaaaggaAATTCAGATAAATTTCCCCACATTCAAATTTTGTTcccaaatttaaaaaaaaattatgttTCGAAAGTGTTCAaggatttaaaaaatgttttcacTTTCAAATTTTGTGCACAAAGAAACGTGAACATTTGTCGCCAGTTCAACAAATGTTCtctaatttaaaaaaatgttctagcATTCCAAATTTGTTTACAAATTTGAAAAAGATCATTTTTTCAAGTTTGTTTGcaaattcaaaaaattcttgCTTCCGAAAAGAATATCGTCATTTCAAAAAATGTCCCTGTTTTTCAGACAATGTTTGGGACATTTGTAAAACCGTTTGCATTTAAAAAAAAAGTAGTCATTTTACATTTTTTTTTCAAGTGTTGCGCCATTATCCCCCTTTTCTTCAATTTATTGCGGTGCAAGTAGAGGATGAGAGCTTGCTTGTCATAATAGCTAGCATAGTCCGCGCATGACTTAGAGGTCTGGGTTTCGAATCCTAGGATAGGAGTTGTTGCTTTCACGCTTTATCATTTCTGTCATGTCACCAAAATCAGTTTGGTCGGCCCAGGCGAGCCGCCCCCTTTGCGAAATGTTGACTCCTTGACATAAAGAGCGTCAGATAGGAGGTCCCAATATGGATTGGATGAAATGTTTACTCAAAAAATAAAAACCAAGCGCAAACTCGATAAAAAACACAGCCCATCAATGTGATTATGCGAGTTGGCGCAGAAAAAGCCCAGGTTTAATTAGGACACACTAGTAGACCTAGAAACCTGGAATTTGCACCTAACTCTAAAAATAGCTAAAAAAAGTTGCCATCGAAATACAATAAACTTAGGAAAATGTTTAAAATCTACCGGATGATAACAAAAAAAGATAAACCGTGTGCACTGATTGACATGTGTCTTACGGGCCCTTCCGCTGCTTCCCGTGTGAAGACTTATCCCTTCGCGTCCTCTCTCCCCCACCCATTGTTCCCCATCTCTGTTCGCTGCGAGGTTTCCATGGCGAGGCAAAAAACAACAAGTCCATGAAAACCAACCAGGAAGAGAGACGCGCCCACCACCCTGCTGCATGGCGCGACATAATAAAGGAGGGTGGAGCCCCACGCAGCACCGCCACGGGTGCTACAACTCCTTGGAGGCGACACACACAGGGGAAAGGCGGTCTCCGGCGATGTGAGGCGGCGCTCGATGACGACCATCCGTGCGGCGACTAAAGAACTCACCCATGACACAACTCTGTGGTGCA
This window encodes:
- the LOC123428690 gene encoding uncharacterized protein LOC123428690; amino-acid sequence: MAEAAVQRTGDERPIAAPPSVTCRRSSVASRLHHRVVSWVSSLVAARMVVIERRLTSPETAFPLCVSPPRSCSTRGGAAWGSTLLYYVAPCSRVVGASLFLGVKKDNKAAASSSVAKPAKTGSGKQQQKKKKWSKGKQKEKLNNAVLFDQPTYDKMLSEAPKYKLVTPSVLSERLKINVSLAKRGIKDLIARGLVREVSLHASQQIFTRATNVPSS